The following proteins come from a genomic window of Sorex araneus isolate mSorAra2 chromosome 1, mSorAra2.pri, whole genome shotgun sequence:
- the NSUN2 gene encoding RNA cytosine C(5)-methyltransferase NSUN2 isoform X1, producing MGRRARARRLQQQQQQQRGEEDGGRAGGRRGAGWDGGYPEIVKENKLFEHYYQELGIVPDGEWEQFMGALREPLPATLRITGYKSHAKEILHCLKNKYFKELEDLEVDGQKVDVPQPLSWYPEELAWHTNLSRKILRKSPQLEKFHQFLVSETESGNISRQEAVSMIPPLLLDAHPHHKILDMCAAPGSKTTQLIEMLHADMNVPFPEGFVIANDVDNKRCYLLVHQAKRLGSPCIMVVNHDASCIPRLCIDVDGRKETLFYDRILCDVPCSGDGTMRKNIDVWKKWSTLNSLQLHGLQLRIATRGAEQLAQGGRMVYSTCSLNPIEDEAVIAALLEKSEGALELVDVSSELPGLRWMPGLSRWKVMTKDGQWFAEWGDVPQSRHTQIRPTMFPPSDPEKLRAMHLERCLRILPHHQNTGGFFVAVLAKTAAMPWNRRVPKVQGGAGEPRACVQPSPAGPTAGPQEAAGPSDPEPEPEPEPGLPDAGVSASPEGVESDGGRRDGVCGPPPSKKMKVFGFKEDPFVFIPEDDPLFPPIQKFYALDPSFPKANLLTRTTEGKKRQLYMVSRALRSLLLNNSQRMKVINTGIKVWCRNNSGEEFDCAFRLAQEGIYTLYPFIHSRIIHVSLEDVQVLLTQENPFFRKLSGETHRQAKELTKGSVVLKYEPDPTRPDTLQCPIVLCGWRGKTSLRTFVPKNERLHYLRMMGLDALADGRAGGPDPATPEGAASDAAADPAADTAMDTATGDTAAADRAGDAAVVTTVDRAGDAATTMDTTVDSAGDAATTMDTTVDSAGATAVDAAADSAGPDPAVPR from the exons atggggcggcgggcgcgggcccggcggctgcagcagcagcagcagcagcagcggggcGAGGAGGacggcggccgggcgggcgggcggcgcggcgcg GGCTGGGACGGCGGCTACCCCGAGATCGTCAAGGAGAACAAGCTCTTCGAGCACTACTACCAGGAGCTGGGCATCGTGCCCGACGGCGAGTGGGAGCAGTTCATGGGCGCGCTGCGGGAGCCGCTCCCGGCCACGCTCAGGATCACCGGCTACAAGAG CCATGCCAAGGAGATTCTCCACTGCTTGAAGAACAAGTATTTCAAGGAGTTGGAGGACCTGGAGGTGGACGGCCAGAAGGTCGACGTTCCACAGCCCCTGAGCTG GTACCCTGAGGAGCTCGCCTGGCACACAAACTTGAGCCGGAAGATCCTGAGGAAGTCCCCGCAGCTGGAGAAGTTCCACCAGTTCCTGGTCAGCGAGACCGAGTCT GGCAACATCAGCCGCCAGGAGGCCGTGAGCATGATCCCCCCGCTGCTGCTCGACGCGCACCCCCACCACAAG ATCTTAGACATGTGCGCGGCACCCGGCTCGAAGACCACCCAGCTCATCGAGATGCTGCATGCCGACATGAACGTGCCCTTCCCGG aggGCTTCGTCATCGCCAACGACGTGGACAACAAGCGCTGCTACCTGCTGGTGCACCAGGCCAAGCGGCTGGGCAGCCCCTGCATCATGGTGGTCAACCACGACGCGTCCTGCATCCCCCGGCTCTGCATCGACGTGGACGGCCGCAAGGAGACGCTCTTCTACGACCGCATCCTCTGCGACGTGCCCTGCAG CGGGGACGGCACCATGCGGAAGAACATCGACGTCTGGAAGAAGTGGTCCACCCTCAACAGCCTGCAGCTGCACGG CCTGCAGCTCCGCATCGCCACGCGGGGCGCCGAGCAGCTGGCGCAGGGCGGCCGCATGGTCTACTCCACCTGCTCGCTCAACCCCATCGAGGACGAGGCCGTGATCGCCGCCCTGCTGGAGAAGAGCGAGG GTGCCCTGGAGCTCGTGGACGTGTCTTCCGAGTTGCCGGGCTTGCGCTGGATGCCGGGACTCAGCCGCTGGAAG GTGATGACCAAGGATGGCCAGTGGTTTGCGGAGTGGGGTGACGTCCCCCAGAGCCGGCACACCCAGATCCGGCCCACCATGTTCCCCCCCAGCGACCCGGAGAAGCTGCGGGCCATGCACCTGGAGCGCTG CCTGCGGATCCTGCCGCACCACCAGAACACCGGCGGCTTCTTTGTGGCCGTCCTGGCGAAGACGGCCGCCATGCCCTGGAACAGGCGTGTGCCCAAG GTGCAGGGGGGCGCCGGCGAGCCCAGGGCCTGTGTCCAGCCGAGTCCCGCGGGGCCCACAGCAGGCCCACAGGAGGCTGCGGGCCCCTCGGacccggagccggagccggagccggagccagGGCTGCCCGACGCCGGGGTCTCGGCGAGTCCCGAGGGCGTGGAGAGTGACGGGGGCAGGAGAGACGGCGTGTGCGG CCCGCCGCCCTCCAAGAAGATGAAGGTGTTCGGCTTCAAGGAGGACCCGTTCGTGTTCATCCCGGAGGACGACCCGCTCTTCCCGCCCATCCA GAAGTTCTACGCGCTGGACCCCTCGTTCCCGAAGGCGAACCTGCTGACGCGCACCACGGAGGGGAAGAAGCGGCAGCTGTACATGGTGTCCCGGGCGCTGCGCAGCCTCCTGCTCAACAACAGCCAGAGGATGAAG GTCATCAACACGGGGATCAAGGTCTGGTGCCGCAACAACAGTGGGGAGGAGTTCGACTGTGCCTTCCGCCTGGCCCAGGAG GGCATCTACACGCTGTACCCCTTCATCCACTCGAGGATCATCCACGTGTCCCTGGAGGACGTGCAGGTGCTGCTCACGCAGGAGAACCCGTTCTTCCGCAAGCTCAGCGGCGAGACGCACAGGCAGGCCAAGGAGCTCA CCAAGGGCAGCGTCGTCCTCAAGTACGAGCCGGACCCCAC GAGGCCGGACACGCTACAGTGCCCCATCGTGCTGTGCGGCTGGCGGGGGAAGACGTCCCTGCGGACCTTCGTGCCCAAGAACGAGCGGCTGCACTACCTGCGCATGATGGGGCTGGACGCGCTGGCCGacgggcgggcagggggccccgACCCGGCCACGCCGGAGGGTGCTGCCTCGGACGCCGCCGCGGACCCGGCTGCGGACACTGCCATGGACACCGCCACCGGGGACACCGCTGCTGCGGACAGAGCCGGGGACGCCGCCGTGGTCACCACTGTGGACAGGGCCGGGGATGCTGCCACCACCATGGACACCACCGTGGACAGTGCCGGGGATGCTGCCACCACCATGGACACCACTGTGGACAGTGCCGGGGCCACTGCCGTGGATGCTGCTGCAGACAGTGCTGGCCCGGACCCCGCCGTGCCCCGGTGA
- the NSUN2 gene encoding RNA cytosine C(5)-methyltransferase NSUN2 isoform X2 yields the protein MGRRARARRLQQQQQQQRGEEDGGRAGGRRGAGWDGGYPEIVKENKLFEHYYQELGIVPDGEWEQFMGALREPLPATLRITGYKSHAKEILHCLKNKYFKELEDLEVDGQKVDVPQPLSWYPEELAWHTNLSRKILRKSPQLEKFHQFLVSETESGNISRQEAVSMIPPLLLDAHPHHKILDMCAAPGSKTTQLIEMLHADMNVPFPEGFVIANDVDNKRCYLLVHQAKRLGSPCIMVVNHDASCIPRLCIDVDGRKETLFYDRILCDVPCSGDGTMRKNIDVWKKWSTLNSLQLHGLQLRIATRGAEQLAQGGRMVYSTCSLNPIEDEAVIAALLEKSEGALELVDVSSELPGLRWMPGLSRWKVMTKDGQWFAEWGDVPQSRHTQIRPTMFPPSDPEKLRAMHLERCLRILPHHQNTGGFFVAVLAKTAAMPWNRRVPKVQGGAGEPRACVQPSPAGPTAGPQEAAGPSDPEPEPEPEPGLPDAGVSASPEGVESDGGRRDGVCGPPPSKKMKVFGFKEDPFVFIPEDDPLFPPIQKFYALDPSFPKANLLTRTTEGKKRQLYMVSRALRSLLLNNSQRMKVINTGIKVWCRNNSGEEFDCAFRLAQEGIYTLYPFIHSRIIHVSLEDVQVLLTQENPFFRKLSGETHRQAKELRGRTRYSAPSCCAAGGGRRPCGPSCPRTSGCTTCA from the exons atggggcggcgggcgcgggcccggcggctgcagcagcagcagcagcagcagcggggcGAGGAGGacggcggccgggcgggcgggcggcgcggcgcg GGCTGGGACGGCGGCTACCCCGAGATCGTCAAGGAGAACAAGCTCTTCGAGCACTACTACCAGGAGCTGGGCATCGTGCCCGACGGCGAGTGGGAGCAGTTCATGGGCGCGCTGCGGGAGCCGCTCCCGGCCACGCTCAGGATCACCGGCTACAAGAG CCATGCCAAGGAGATTCTCCACTGCTTGAAGAACAAGTATTTCAAGGAGTTGGAGGACCTGGAGGTGGACGGCCAGAAGGTCGACGTTCCACAGCCCCTGAGCTG GTACCCTGAGGAGCTCGCCTGGCACACAAACTTGAGCCGGAAGATCCTGAGGAAGTCCCCGCAGCTGGAGAAGTTCCACCAGTTCCTGGTCAGCGAGACCGAGTCT GGCAACATCAGCCGCCAGGAGGCCGTGAGCATGATCCCCCCGCTGCTGCTCGACGCGCACCCCCACCACAAG ATCTTAGACATGTGCGCGGCACCCGGCTCGAAGACCACCCAGCTCATCGAGATGCTGCATGCCGACATGAACGTGCCCTTCCCGG aggGCTTCGTCATCGCCAACGACGTGGACAACAAGCGCTGCTACCTGCTGGTGCACCAGGCCAAGCGGCTGGGCAGCCCCTGCATCATGGTGGTCAACCACGACGCGTCCTGCATCCCCCGGCTCTGCATCGACGTGGACGGCCGCAAGGAGACGCTCTTCTACGACCGCATCCTCTGCGACGTGCCCTGCAG CGGGGACGGCACCATGCGGAAGAACATCGACGTCTGGAAGAAGTGGTCCACCCTCAACAGCCTGCAGCTGCACGG CCTGCAGCTCCGCATCGCCACGCGGGGCGCCGAGCAGCTGGCGCAGGGCGGCCGCATGGTCTACTCCACCTGCTCGCTCAACCCCATCGAGGACGAGGCCGTGATCGCCGCCCTGCTGGAGAAGAGCGAGG GTGCCCTGGAGCTCGTGGACGTGTCTTCCGAGTTGCCGGGCTTGCGCTGGATGCCGGGACTCAGCCGCTGGAAG GTGATGACCAAGGATGGCCAGTGGTTTGCGGAGTGGGGTGACGTCCCCCAGAGCCGGCACACCCAGATCCGGCCCACCATGTTCCCCCCCAGCGACCCGGAGAAGCTGCGGGCCATGCACCTGGAGCGCTG CCTGCGGATCCTGCCGCACCACCAGAACACCGGCGGCTTCTTTGTGGCCGTCCTGGCGAAGACGGCCGCCATGCCCTGGAACAGGCGTGTGCCCAAG GTGCAGGGGGGCGCCGGCGAGCCCAGGGCCTGTGTCCAGCCGAGTCCCGCGGGGCCCACAGCAGGCCCACAGGAGGCTGCGGGCCCCTCGGacccggagccggagccggagccggagccagGGCTGCCCGACGCCGGGGTCTCGGCGAGTCCCGAGGGCGTGGAGAGTGACGGGGGCAGGAGAGACGGCGTGTGCGG CCCGCCGCCCTCCAAGAAGATGAAGGTGTTCGGCTTCAAGGAGGACCCGTTCGTGTTCATCCCGGAGGACGACCCGCTCTTCCCGCCCATCCA GAAGTTCTACGCGCTGGACCCCTCGTTCCCGAAGGCGAACCTGCTGACGCGCACCACGGAGGGGAAGAAGCGGCAGCTGTACATGGTGTCCCGGGCGCTGCGCAGCCTCCTGCTCAACAACAGCCAGAGGATGAAG GTCATCAACACGGGGATCAAGGTCTGGTGCCGCAACAACAGTGGGGAGGAGTTCGACTGTGCCTTCCGCCTGGCCCAGGAG GGCATCTACACGCTGTACCCCTTCATCCACTCGAGGATCATCCACGTGTCCCTGGAGGACGTGCAGGTGCTGCTCACGCAGGAGAACCCGTTCTTCCGCAAGCTCAGCGGCGAGACGCACAGGCAGGCCAAGGAGCTCA GAGGCCGGACACGCTACAGTGCCCCATCGTGCTGTGCGGCTGGCGGGGGAAGACGTCCCTGCGGACCTTCGTGCCCAAGAACGAGCGGCTGCACTACCTGCGCATGA
- the SRD5A1 gene encoding 3-oxo-5-alpha-steroid 4-dehydrogenase 1 isoform X2: protein MELEERRALGLLAALLALLGCLVFALLQGRVKTYGRHGSRRGPWVLPARLSWVLQELPSLLAPLACACSPAGRLHHWPNRLLLAMFVLHYAHRSLVFPLLIRGGKPVPLEIFLGAALFCAFNGYLQGRYLSTYAVYPDDWLTDPRFLLGGLFEHVSAANFFGELVEWAGYALASWSLQAGAFAFFSFCFLFPRAKQHHRWYLEKFEDYPKSRRILIPFLL, encoded by the exons ATGGAGCTGGAAGAGCGGCGCGCGCTGGGCCTGCTGGCcgccctgctggccctgctgggctGCCTGGTCTTCGCGCTGCTTCAGGGCAGGGTCAAGACCTACGGGCGCCACGGGTCGCGCCGGGGCCCCTGGGTGCTGCCCGCGCGCCTCTCCTGGGTCCTGCAGGAGCTGCCCTCGCTGCTCGCGCCCCTCGCCTGCGCCTGCTCCCCCGCCGGCCGCCTGCACCACTGGCCCAACCGCCTGCTCCTGGCCATGTTCGTCCTGCACTACGCGCACCG GTCCCTGGTCTTCCCGCTGCTGATCCGAGGAGGCAAGCCCGTCCCGCTCGAAATCTTCCTGGGGGCTGCTCTGTTCTGCGCCTTTAACGGCTACCTGCAGGGCAGGTACCTGAGCACGTACGCCGTGTACCCCGACGACTGGCTCACCGACCCCCGCTTCCTCCTGG GAGGCCTTTTTGAGCACGTCAGCGCGGCCAACTTCTTCGGAGAGCTGGTGGAGTGGGCCGGCTACGCGCTGGCCAGCTGGTCCCTGCAGGCTGGCGCCTTcgccttcttctccttctgcttcctgTTCCCCAGGGCCAAGCAGCACCACCG GTGGTACCTGGAGAAATTTGAAGACTACCCGAAGTCCAGGAGGATCTTAATTCCCTTCCTGCTGTGA
- the SRD5A1 gene encoding 3-oxo-5-alpha-steroid 4-dehydrogenase 1 isoform X1, with product MELEERRALGLLAALLALLGCLVFALLQGRVKTYGRHGSRRGPWVLPARLSWVLQELPSLLAPLACACSPAGRLHHWPNRLLLAMFVLHYAHRSLVFPLLIRGGKPVPLEIFLGAALFCAFNGYLQGRYLSTYAVYPDDWLTDPRFLLGSVLWLVGLLINVHSDHILRSLRKPGDTGYQIPRGGLFEHVSAANFFGELVEWAGYALASWSLQAGAFAFFSFCFLFPRAKQHHRWYLEKFEDYPKSRRILIPFLL from the exons ATGGAGCTGGAAGAGCGGCGCGCGCTGGGCCTGCTGGCcgccctgctggccctgctgggctGCCTGGTCTTCGCGCTGCTTCAGGGCAGGGTCAAGACCTACGGGCGCCACGGGTCGCGCCGGGGCCCCTGGGTGCTGCCCGCGCGCCTCTCCTGGGTCCTGCAGGAGCTGCCCTCGCTGCTCGCGCCCCTCGCCTGCGCCTGCTCCCCCGCCGGCCGCCTGCACCACTGGCCCAACCGCCTGCTCCTGGCCATGTTCGTCCTGCACTACGCGCACCG GTCCCTGGTCTTCCCGCTGCTGATCCGAGGAGGCAAGCCCGTCCCGCTCGAAATCTTCCTGGGGGCTGCTCTGTTCTGCGCCTTTAACGGCTACCTGCAGGGCAGGTACCTGAGCACGTACGCCGTGTACCCCGACGACTGGCTCACCGACCCCCGCTTCCTCCTGG GCTCCGTCCTGTGGCTCGTGGGCCTGCTGATAAACGTCCACTCGGACCATATCCTGAGAAGCCTCCGGAAACCGGGGGACACGGGCTACCAGATCCCGCGCG GAGGCCTTTTTGAGCACGTCAGCGCGGCCAACTTCTTCGGAGAGCTGGTGGAGTGGGCCGGCTACGCGCTGGCCAGCTGGTCCCTGCAGGCTGGCGCCTTcgccttcttctccttctgcttcctgTTCCCCAGGGCCAAGCAGCACCACCG GTGGTACCTGGAGAAATTTGAAGACTACCCGAAGTCCAGGAGGATCTTAATTCCCTTCCTGCTGTGA